TTCCAGTAGTTGGGGTTGAGGTCGAAGACCTCGGTCACGCCGGCCTCGGAATCGCCATCGTTCCAGATCCACGGGCCCGAACCCTGAGGGTTACGGGTGAGGTCAGTGCCGTCGAGGAAGTTCGGGCTGATCATCATGCCCATGACCATCGACATCTCCAGCGGGAACTGCGGAGCAGGGCCCGAGAACTCGACCTGGAAGGTCGTGTCGTCAATGACCCTGGCCTCGACCAGGCTCCCCCAAGTCGCAGAGTTGGGGTTGCCCTCGAAGTTGGCGTGGTAGTTGATGTTGTCGACCGCAACCTGGGCGTTGAACGCAGCGCCGTCGTGGAAGACCACGTCGTCACGAACCGTGAACTCCCAGGTGACGTCGTCTGGCCTGGTCCAGCTGGTGGCCAGCGCCGGAACCAGCGTCAGGTCGTTGGTCTGGCGGGTCAGAGTGTCGTAGACCGGGTACAGGTACGCGCTCTGAGCGGTCTGGGCGCCTGCCGGGTTGAACGTGGTCACCGGCGCGAACTCGACCATACGAAGCGTGCCCGATGCTTCCATCATCGCTTCGGTTGTAGTCGTGGCCTCTTCGCCCTCGGTGGTGGTGGTCTGCTCGGCTACGTCGGTGTTGATCTGTGCCTGAGTCGTTGTGGTGGTGGCGTCGCCATCGCCGCTGGACGATGAACTATCGCTGTCGGAATCGCCGCCACATGCGGCTGCGATCATGCTGAATGCGAACAGCAGTGCCAGTAGGCGCCACAGTCGCGACTTGGTGTTGGTCACCAAAACCCTCCCCTGTAAAAGAACGGTCGCTCGCCTCAACAGGATGCGACCTAGCCGTTTGGCTTCACGCACCATAGGCCGACCGTCTCAGACGATTCAAACCAGGCGCAAAATCAAGTCGGCTTCAGATGGGTCGGGGGGTGGCAGGTGCGCCGAACTCGGGCGTGCGCTTTTCCAGGAAGGCCCGCCTCGCCTCGGCCGCGTCTGCGGTATTGCGCACCATCACCTGATTGCGCGACTCCAGTGCCAAGGCCTGGTCCAGGCTGGCCGCGTGCACGTTGGCCCACATCACTTCCTTGGTGGTTGCAACGCCGGTGGGCGACATGGAAGCCAGCTGCGACGCCAACTCGAGGGCCACGTCCACGAGCTGTTCGGGGTCGACCACACGGGTCACCAACCCCGAGGCCAGTGCCTCGGGCGCCTCCATACGCCGGCCCGTCGACATCAACTCGAACGCCAGCGTCGTGCCGACGATCTTGGGCAGGAAGTACGACAGGCCCAGCTCGCAGCCCGAGATGCCCCGGCCGATGAAGCCGTCTGCGAACTTGGCGCCGCTGCTGGCGACACGAAGGTCGGCGGCCGCAGCCAGTGCGAAACCGGCGCCGATCGCATGGCCGTTCACCGCAGCGATCACGGGCAGCGGAGAACGGTGTATCGCCCGGATGGCGTTGCCCAGCACCACGTGGAGCCCCTCGAACTGCTCGACGATGGGGTCGACACGGTCGGCATGCTCGTGCGACGCGGTCGAGTCGCGGGCAGCTACCGACTTGACGTCGATGCCGGCGCAAAAGGCCCGGTCGCCGGCCCCCACCAACACCACCGCCCGGCAGCTGCGGTCGCGCGATGCGCTGTGGATGATCTCGGCGATCGTCGCGGCGTCGGCGTGGGTGATCGCGTTGAACGCTTCGGGGTTGTCGATGGTGATTACTTCGGCAGGTCCGTGCCGCTGCGACGAGATGCCCATCTCGGTTCCCCCAGGTTTGTGAGTACGGGCGTTTGGACTGGCCCGCTATGTGACCGGCTAGCTTAGCCATATGGCTACGGTGGCTTTCGATCCGGCTCACAGCACAGACTCGCGCCAGGCCCTGCTGGACGCGGCCGTGGTGATGTTGTCGCGAGGTGCACCGTCGTCGGTGTCGGGCCGCGAGGTGGCAGCGGCCGCCGGTGTCAGCTATGGGCAGATACACAGGTTGTTCGGCACCAAGGACGACCTCATGCGTGCGGGCCTTGCCGAGCTGACCGAGCGGCTCATGGCCGATGCGTTTCCCGACGGTGCTCTGGTGCCAACGCCCGGCATCCTCAGTCGTCACGAGACGTTTGTGCGGGCTCTGTCCAACGTCTTGGTCGACGGCTCGGCGATGCGACTCAGCACCGACAGCCCCGTGGTGCGGCGCTACAAGCGCGGGCTCGAGATCCTCCGGCCCGACCTCGACGTCGATCACCGCGACACCATCGTGGGGTTGTCGGTGAGCCTCCAATTCGGAATCGAACTACACGGTCGAGCTTTGACGGTCGGTTCGGGTTTGGGCCCAGACTTCGATTTCCGCAGTCCTGCCGTGTTGCTGGTGCATCAACTGCAGGGCGGTCTGGGGCCTTTCGCAGGCGACCTGCCCCGTCCCCGCAAAATCGTGTCGCACGGTCCCAGAGATCCGCAGGTGCCACAGGGCGAGGGCCGCGAAGCGGTCGAGCGTCGCCTGGTCGCAGCCGCGTGCCGCATGCTCGAAGACCGCGGCCCCACCGCCATCTCGGGTCGGCGCCTCGCCGACCGGGCCGGGGTCAACTATGGCCTGATCCACCACTACTTCGGGTCGGCAACCGACATCTTCGCCAAGGCATACGACCAGGTGAGGCGCGAGTTCTACGAGGCCGAGAGTCAGGGGCACAGCGCCCCCGACTTCTTCGCCGCCATGGCCCACCCCGGATACGTACGGGCCGTCACCAACATCGCCCTCGACGCGGGGCCCGTCGCCAGCTCGTTCTTCCCGGTGGTCGAGGCACTGGTCGAACAGCACCAGCGGCTCCACGGTATGACCCCCGACCGCACCAAGTTCATGTACGCGGCGTCGGTTTCGAGCCAACTGGCGTGGGCCCTGATGAAGTCGCTTCTGGACGCCGGGCTCGATCGCGACGTCAGCGAGCTGCAGCCACTGGCCGCCGGCTACCTGGCGCGGCTGTTCACTCCCTGACCGCCGCTGGCATCACTGGTCGGCCAGCGCATTCTCGGCCTCTGTGTCATTGGTCGGCCAGCGCATTCTCGGCCTCTGTGTCATTGGTCGGCCAGCGCATTCTCGGCCTCTGTGTCACTGGTCGGCCAGCGCATTCTCGGCCTCTATGGCCGCGGCCTTCATCAGATCGTCTCGGTCATTCTGCAGCCGAAACTCGACCCAATCGAGGGCGCCTGAGAAGTTGTTGGGTCCCGCGTAGGCCGCAGTGACCGTGGGGCCACAATCGCGGCCGACGTCCATTCCGTACAGCGACTGGCGGAACGGCATGGTGTCGAATTCGACCGAACCCAGCTCGTTGCGTCCCGAGCCATCATCGACGAACAGCGTGGCCACGCCGTGGTGCTCGGCCGTCTTCGCGAACGCCACCCCCAGCTCCTGGCGGCCCGGTGCTACGGCGACGTCAGCGACCAGCCTTATCGGATTGCCCAGATTGTTGTACGTGAACGCCAGATGCCCGCCGTCGACGTACAGGCTCAGGCCACCGGTGCGCGAACCGAACGCCACCAGTACACCGTTGTCGCCCTCGGCGAAATCGACCGAAGCGCCTATCTCCCACGAGCGGTTGCGTACGTCGGGAATCTTGGAGCGTTCGAGGTGAGGTACTCCCCGGGGAAAGCGCTGCACGGCAGCAGACGAGGTGGCTCCCGGCCGGTTCAACACGAACAACTCGACACCGCGGTCGTCCAGCGGCAACACGCCGTACTGCTCGGCCTGCGCCCACCACATGTCTATGAGCTCTCGGAGCTTCTCCGGTTGCTGCTCGGACAGGTCATGGATCTCGGCGAAGTCGGTCGTCGTGTCGTACAGCGCCCATTCGTCTTCCTCGAACGGCGTGCCTTGGCGGTGAAGGGTCACCGCCTTCCAGCCCTCGTGCCAGATTGCCCGGTGACCCAACATCTCGTAGTACTGGGTGGTGCGGGTGGGTGCGGCCTCGGCCGACTGCCATATCGAGCGGAACGATCGCCCCTCTATGGGCTGCTGGTCGATTCCGTTGAATACCGAGGGCGCGTCGATGCCCGCCACATCGAGCAGGGTCGGCATTATGTCGATGACGTGCAGGTACTGGTCTCGCACACCGCCGGCGTCGGAGATAGCGCGCGGCCAGTGGACGATGAGCGGATCGCGGATGCCGCCCTCGTAGGTGTTCTGCTTGTAGTACCGCAGCGGGGTGTTGCCGACCTGCGACCAGCCCCACGGGTAGTTGTTGTACAGCGTGGGTCCGCCGATCTCGTCGTAGTGATCGAGCAGGTCACCGATCGACTGCTTCTTGCGATTGAAATAGGCGTTCTCGTTGACGCTGCCGTGCTTGCCACCCTCCTGGCTGGCCCCGTTGTCGGACATCACCACGATCATGGTGTCGTCGAGCAGGTCGGCGCCTTCCAGGTAATCGACCAGCCGGCCGATCTGGTCGTCGGTGTGGTCGAGGAAGGCGGCGAATGCTTCCTGCATGCGGCAGTACAACTTCTTGGCGTCGTCGTCGAGGTCGTCCCAGGCCTCGACTCCGCGGTTGCGCGGCGACAGTTCGGCGTCGGCGGGTACAACCCCCAGCTGCTTCTGGCGTTCGAACCAGCGCTGCCTGGTTATGTCCCATCCGTCGTCATAACGGCCCTTGTACTTGTCGAGGTACGCCTGTGGGGCCTGATGCGGAGAGTGGGTCGCTCCGAAGGCCAGGTAGGTGCAGAACTTGCGGTTGGGCGCGGTGGCCTGCTGCGCCGAGATCATCGAGATCGCCTGATCGACGAGATCCTCCGACAGGTGATAGCCGTCGCCCGACGGAGGGTCGACCGGATGGTTGTCGATGACCAGCTCGGGAGCGAACTGATCGGTGGCCCCGCCCAGGAACCCGTGGAAGCGGTCGAAGCCACGGCGCAGCGGCCAGTGGTCCATGGGGCCGGCCGGTCCGCAGTCTTCGAGGTTGGCGAGGTGCCACTTGCCCAGGGCGAATGTGGCGTAGCCGTTGGCGTTGAGAATCTCCGCGAAGGTCGCGGCCGACTTCGAAATGACCCCTCGACAATTGGAGAAGCCGGTGTCGACGTTGGACAAGAAGCGCATACCCACCGAGTGGTGGTTGCGTCCGCTCAACAGGCATGCCCTGGTTGGCGAGCACAAAGCGGTGGTGTGGAAGTTGGTGAACCTGAGCCCGCCGGCGGCCAGGCGGTCGATGTTGGGTGTGTCGATGTCCGAGCCGAAGCAGCCGAAGTGCGAGAAGCCGGTGTCGTCGAAAACGATGACCACAACGTTGGGGGCATCATCGGGCGGCGCCGGTTTGGGTGTCCACTCGGGGGTCAACTCGGCGGCGGTGACGCCTGGCCGGTAGGTGTCTTTCATCGGTGGTCCAGTCTGTTCACGCGGTTGGTGGTTTGACGACGATGGGTATCTGCTTGGGCCCGCGTATCTGGCCCTCAGACCATCGCACCGTGGCGCCCGGCGCCAGCTCGAATTCGGGGATCAACCGCATCCAGGTGGTCAACGCCACCTCCATCTCGAGGCGGGCCAGGTTCGATCCGAGGCAGCGGTGTATCCCCACCCCGAACGCGATGTGGCGGTTGACCTCTCGGTCGATGATGACCTGGTCTGGGTTGTCGAACTTCTGCGGGTCGCGGCACGCGATCGGGTACGACATCATCACCGACTCGCCGGCCTTCATCTCCATGCCGTCGACGACGGTGTCGGCTGCGATGATCCTGGCCACGTTCACCGGTGCATAGGCGCGCAGGAACTCTTCTATCGCGGTGCTGATCAATTCGGGTTCGGCGGCCAGCCTCTGCCGGTCGTCGGCGTGTGTCGCCAGATGCCACATGGCCGCACCGATCGAACTCCAGGTGGTGTCGATACCGGCGACCAGCTGCAGCTGAAGGACGCGTCTGATGGTGTCGTCGTCGAGGGGTTCGCCTTCGAGCTCGGCCGACACCAGGAAGCTGATCAGATCGTCGCCCGGGTTGGCGCGGCGGTGGGCGATCTGGGTGTCCATGTAGGCGAGGATCTCGTTTTGGGCCGAGATGCGCAGGGCGGGGTCGACAGCACCGCGCTCGACGAAATCGACCACCCATTCGCGGAACTGGTCGCCCTGCTCGTGAGGAATGCCGAGGATGGCCGCTATCGCGAACACGGGGATGTGCTGCGCGTAGTCGATCGCCGCATCACCCTCGCCACGCCCGGCTATCGACTCGGCCAGTTCGACGCAGTGCTGTTCGATCGCTCCTCGCCAAGACTCGATGGCTCGCGGGGCGAAGAACGGCAGAATCAGACGCCGAATCGCGTGATGGTCTGGCGGGTCGCTGTTGATGGGCGGCATGTGCGACCGGTTGTAGTCGGTGCCTCCGGCGGTGATGCCGTAGTGCTTGTTCGAGAACGATTCGGTGTCGTGGGCGATGGCGTGCAACTGGTCGTAGGTCAGCGGCAACCAGGTGCCATCGTTGTAGCGGGCGGTACGTCCCATGGGGCACTCGCCGCGCATCTGGTTCCACACCCGGTAAGGGTCGGTGACCCAAGCTTCGTCGTGGTGGTCCCAATCGTGTGACCAATCGACCACCGGTTCTGCACCTGGTTGAGGCATCGTGTCCCCCTGTCGTGTCGCGTGGTTCCCACCTTGCCCCTTGGCGTGCCACGCTACATATATGCCCCCTCGTGTCCTAAACCGACGCACCGCCGCCACAGCGGTCGTCGCCATGGTCGCGGCCACAGCCACCCTGGTTCCGGCCGGCTCGGCCGCCACCCAGGGTGCCGTAGCCCTCAGCGAGTCCGGATGCTCTGCCCACCAGTTCCCTGCGTTGGCCGCCGACCCGTTCTCGGACAGGGTCGTAGCCGTCTTCGAGACCGACGGGTTCACGGGCGCAGCCGGAAACGAGGTTGCATCGAGCCTGGTCGGAGCGGGTTTCGCCGCGCCCCAGCCAGGCCCTGTGGTGCGCGTGAGCCAAACGGTCGAGCCAGGCGCCCCGACAGAGATCGTGGCCAATCCGGCCATCGCCTACAACGCCATGCGTGGCGCCGGATTGACCCGCGACAGCTACGTGGTGGTGTTCCCCTCAGGCGCGGACGATATCATCGGGTCGAGCATCGAGGCCCAGCTGGTTTCTTCGACAGGTCAGCCCATCGGCGCCTCCCACACCATCAGCGACGGGGCAGCCGCGCCGATGATCGGTCGCCTGCCCGACATTGCCTACGACGCCGCTCGCGAGGACGAGTTCGTGGCGGTGTGGGTCGACGCCAACTCGCGCCGTCTGTTGGGACGCAGGGTCGATCACCTGGGCCAGGCGAGCGGGCCGACGTTCGTGGTCGACACTGCGGTCGACATCGCCGAACAACCCGCCGTGGCGGTTGACCCGTTCACCGGTCGGATGCTGGTGGCAGGTGGCTCCACCGGACAGATCCAGGTGACCGTTCTGGAGGGCCGCGATCCGGTGGTGGTAAGCACCCGCTGGGCGGCATCGGAGGGTACGGCGTCGATAAACAACGACACCGGCGGCCCCGACATCGCCGTCGACACCAACCGCCCCGGCGGGCTGGTCGTGTGGGCGGGTTCGGGTGGCGACGCCACCACCGGTGCCGACGAGTGGGAGATCTGGGCTCGTCGGATAGGTGCCAACGGTTCACCGGTAGGTGAACCGATTCGTGTGTCTGACATGGGGCCCAGCGGGTCTGCGGCCTATGGTGCCTTCTCGCCTTCGGTGGCCTTCGACCCCGGCAACGACCGCTACATCGTGGTGTGGGATGGCGACGACCAAGCCCGCGGCGACGAGCGCTACGACATCTGGACCCGCTCGATAGGCGTTGATGGCACTGCGTTGGGTCCGGCTCGGCGAATAACCGACGTGCCTGCGGGCAGCGATGCTTTCGAGCCCGTCGTGGCAGTGTCTGGCTCGGGTCGAGCCGTGGTGGCTTGGCACACCACCGAGGGATGTGTTGGCGCCGGCACCCGCGTGATGGCGAGCTTCGTGCCGGCAGCGGTACCGGCGGCTCCTGCGGCTCCGTCGGTCAGCGCCGGCGACGCCAGCGCAGTCGTGTGGTGGAACCCACCGGCCGACGACGGTGGCGCCGAGCTCACGGGCTATCGCATCACCGCCAGCCCTTCGGGCGGCTCGCTCGACGTGGGCGCAGGCACGACGCTGGTGACCTTCGAGGGCTTGCAGAACGGCACCGCCTACACCTTCACCGTCGAGGCTCTGAACGACGTTGGTGCCTCTGCGCCATCGGCGGCATCGGCCGTGGTGGTGCCTGCCGGGCCGCCCGCGCGTCCGTCGGCTCCCCTCGCCTCGGCGGGCGATGGCTGGGTGCAGGTGTCGTGGACCGCTCCCGGCGACGGGGGTAGCGCGATCGAGCACTACGTCGTTCGCGCCAGCCCGGGCGGCGCCGAGCAGATCGTGCAGGCACCCGCCACCGAGGTGCTGTTCGGTGGGCTCACCAACGGCACCGCCTACCGCTTCTCGGTGACGGCCGTGAACGCCGTGGGAAACTCGGACGCCTCGGCCATGTCCGACAGGGCCACGCCGGTCGCCTCGGTGAGGGTGCCGGAAAGGCCCGGGCGTCCACAGGCTCTTGCCGGCGACGGCACCGCACAGCTGTGGTGGGCGCCTCCGGTCAACACGGTGTCGACCTACCGGGTCGAGGCCTGGGCGGGCCCGGTCGGGTCCGGCGACCCGATCGCCTCGCTGCAGGTTGCCACGAACGAGGCCGTGGTCGAAGGGTTGAACAACGCCAGCAGCTACACGTTCACCGTCGTGGGGGTGAACTCTGCCGGGGTCGGCGAGCGGTCGCCCGAATCGAGTGTGGTCGTCCCCAGGGTGGGCGCTGGATACTGGGTTCTGGGCAGCGATGGGCAGGTCTACCCGTTCGGCGATGCCGAGCTGTACGGCGACTTGTTGGACCAGATGGCCCCGCCCGTGCTGGCCTCGATCGACATCGAGCGCCTGCCGACCGGCGACGGCTACTGGATTCTCGACAGCCTGGGCCGGGTGTGGGCGTTTGGTAACGCGCGGCACCACGGCAACGTCGACCTGGCGCAGCTGCGGCCGGGGGAGGTGCCGGCAACGATGTCGTCCACACCCACCGGCGACGGCTACTGGGTGTTCACCGACGCCGGACGGGCGCTGGCGTTCGGCTCGGCCGGCTCCTTCGGCGATGTCTCCGATCTGGATCTGGATGGTCCGATCATCAGCTCGGTCGCCACCCCCACGGGTCGTGGCTACTACATGGTCGGCTCCGACGGCGGCATCTTCGCGTTGGGCGATGCGACCTTCCAGGGGTCGATTCCCCAGGTGCTACCAGGGGTTGCGCTCGACGGCCCGGTCGTTGGCATCGTTCCAACGCCCACCGGCCACGGCTATTGGCTGGTTGCGTCCGATGGGGGAGTGTTCGCGTTCGGCGACGCCTGGTTCAACAACTCGATACCCGGCGTGCTGGCAGAAGGCGAGAGCTTGGTGGCGCCCGTGAACGGGATGGTGGCTTTCGCCGATGGTTACGTGATGGTGGCCGGCGACGGTGGGGTGTTCAACTTCTCGAGTCGACCGTTCTTCGGCAGCCTCGGGGCCGACAGTCCGGCGAGCCCGATAGTGGGCATCAGCCCCCAAGAGCCCGTGCCCGCCCCCGGCCGATTCGTCGGCGATTGGACCGGCTCTGACCCCGGCGATGGCAGCACCCAGACCATCCAGATCTCGGCGACCGGCTGGGTCGACGAACCGGTGGGCGAGAGGTGGTCCTACCGGGTGCTTTGGGAAGACGATCGGGCCACGTCGTGTCGGCCATACGGCGACGACTATCCGGCGCGGTTGGTGGTGTCGGCGTCGGGCCCGGGCAACTCGCTGGTCGTCGCGGGTCGCTTCGCGTGTGCTGCGCCCGCAGGCGACATCGAACTCGATCCGTTCACCGCCACCCTGGTCTACAACCCGGCCACCGACACACTGTCGGACGGGGTCAGCGAGTTTCGTCGCCCCTGACCCGCCTGGCGGGCCGCCGCGCCAGCGCCTTGCGCGCTCCCTTGGCAACCGGGCGCACGGGGGCCTGCACCAGCGAGGCCACCAGCACCACTGGGGTGCGCGCCGCTTCGTATAGGCCACGGCCCAGGGCCTTGGTGGTTTCGCCTCCGCTGGGGCGCCGCATCCACCCGAGCGACACGAACATACCCAGGCTGAGGGTCATGATGATCACCATCAACGTGGCTGCCAGCACCCACCCGTGTTGGCGGCGCAGCAGGGGCAGGTTCTCGAAGTTCATGCCGTAGAAGCTGGTCACCACGGTCAGCGGCAGCATGATGGCGGCGTAGATCGTCAGCACTCGGCTGACGTCGGTGGCGAGCCTGGCCTCAGAACCCTGGTAGGCGTCGAGCGTTTCAGCCAGCGCGGTGCGGGCCGCGTCGAGGCCGTATGCGGCACGCGAGATGACGTCGAAGGCGTCGGAGAACCGCCTCGATCCGCCGACGGTTATGAGTGGGGAGTCGGCGCGGCGAGCCTGATCCAGCGCCTCGCGCTGGGGCAGAACTGCCCGCCTTATCTCGGCCAGATCCTGGCGAACGGCGGTGAGGTCGGCGATCAGGTCGGGGTCGGCGCGCAAGGCGGCATCGATCAACTCGTCGTTTCGTTCGTCGAACGACTCGACCACCAGGGCCATCCGCCTGCTCATCACGTCGGCAATGCGGGCCGCCAGTTCGTCTGGACCGCCCGACAGCAAGCCCGGTTGCAACCGACACTGTGTCCACATGGCGTTGATGGCGGGCGACTCGGTGTTGCGAACGGTCACCAGGTGGTTGGCGGTGATGAAGCAATCGACCTCGTAGGTGGTCATGTCGTCGGCCAGCCCGCGCAGCACCAGCAGAAGGTGGTCGCCGAAGTCGTCGAGCTTGGGAAGGTCGTCTTCGTTCACCGCGTCGGAGATGGCGATGGGGTCGAGGCCCAGCGCCTCGCCGACCTGCACCACCAGTGACGAGTTGGCCGAGGCCTCGCCGATGTCGATCCACAGCCAGTCGTCGTCGCCCATCTCGTGGAGGGCATGGTCGAGGTCGGTCATCTCGACCATCTTGTTGGCGTGGAGGATCTGCACCGTCACTGCTCTGACTCCTCCTCCGGGAGGGCCTCGTCGGGCAGGGCGTCGTCGGGCAACGGCTGGATACGAGGGCGGGCCCGTCGGCGCCGGCGCGCCGGCACCAGGCTGCGCATCTCGTCGAGCCGACCGAAGCACAGCAGCCGGTCGTCGGACTCGAGCACCCTGCTGCCCTTGGGGTTAGGGATCACCTTCGAGCCGCGGTTCAACGTCAGCACGGTGATGTCGCGCTCGCGCAGACCCGAGTCGACGATCGACTTGCCCACGATGTCTGACGCCTCGCCCACGTGCAGTTCGGCGACCCCATAACCGGTCGACACCGACAAGCGCTGGCGCACGTCCAGCTCAGGGAAGTCGACCTGGCTGGCGATGTAGTCGACGATTGCGCCCGCCACGTCCAGTCCCGTTGCGGTCTCGATGCCTTCGAGGCCTGGCGAGCTGTTGACCTCCATCACCAGGGGGCCGTCTGTGCTCTCCAGCATGTCGACACCTGCGACCTTCAGGCCCATGATCTGGGCGGCCTGAACCGCAACCCGCTGGTACTCGTCGTCCAGTTCGACGATCTGGGTCGAGCCGCCCCGGTGCACGTTCGAGCGGAACTCGCCAGGCTGCGCTGTGCGCCGCATCGCAGCCACGACGCGGTCTCCTACCACCAGGGCCCTGATGTCGCGTCCCTTGCTCTCGGCCACGAAGCGCTGGATCAACACGTTTTGTTTGGTCGACTGCAGCGTCTCGATGACGGCTTCGGCGACCTTGTTGTCCGGGGCCAGGATGACCCCGATTCCCTGGGTGCCTTCGAGCAGCTTGATCACCACCGGAGCGCCACCGACCCGTTCGATTGCGGGCAGCACGTCTTTGCGGTTGCGAACGAAGGTCGTTGCGGGGATGCCGATGTTGTGTCGCGACAGGATCTGGATCGACCTGAGTTTGTCGCGCGAGTTCGCGATGCCGTTGGCGGTGTTGGGCGTGTACACGTCCATCTGCTCGAACTGGCGCACCACGGCCAGTCCGTAGAACGTGATCGATGCGCCGATTCGGGGTATTACCGCGTCGTAATCCGACAACGGCTTGCCGCGGTACTGCAGGTCGGGCTCGTCGCTGGTCAGGTCGATCGCGAAACGAAGCGTGTTGAGAACTATTGCCTTGTGGCCGCGGTCGAGCGCTGCGGCCTTCAAACGCCTGGTGCTGTACGCATGAGGCGAGCGAGAGAGGATTCCTAGCTTCATTCGTCAGCCGTCCTGGGTTTGGTCTACGGGGGTGCCCAGGTGCACCAGGGCGTCTCCCTGATGCACCACCGGGCGCTCGTTCCTGCCTATCACCACCGCGTGAGAACGGGCCCTGATGGTCCACTCCCACGATCCGTACGCGTCGGTCACCGTCGCCACCGGTTGGCGCGGCACCAGGTGTTGGCCGAGTT
This genomic stretch from Acidimicrobiales bacterium harbors:
- a CDS encoding fibronectin type III domain-containing protein, producing the protein MPPRVLNRRTAATAVVAMVAATATLVPAGSAATQGAVALSESGCSAHQFPALAADPFSDRVVAVFETDGFTGAAGNEVASSLVGAGFAAPQPGPVVRVSQTVEPGAPTEIVANPAIAYNAMRGAGLTRDSYVVVFPSGADDIIGSSIEAQLVSSTGQPIGASHTISDGAAAPMIGRLPDIAYDAAREDEFVAVWVDANSRRLLGRRVDHLGQASGPTFVVDTAVDIAEQPAVAVDPFTGRMLVAGGSTGQIQVTVLEGRDPVVVSTRWAASEGTASINNDTGGPDIAVDTNRPGGLVVWAGSGGDATTGADEWEIWARRIGANGSPVGEPIRVSDMGPSGSAAYGAFSPSVAFDPGNDRYIVVWDGDDQARGDERYDIWTRSIGVDGTALGPARRITDVPAGSDAFEPVVAVSGSGRAVVAWHTTEGCVGAGTRVMASFVPAAVPAAPAAPSVSAGDASAVVWWNPPADDGGAELTGYRITASPSGGSLDVGAGTTLVTFEGLQNGTAYTFTVEALNDVGASAPSAASAVVVPAGPPARPSAPLASAGDGWVQVSWTAPGDGGSAIEHYVVRASPGGAEQIVQAPATEVLFGGLTNGTAYRFSVTAVNAVGNSDASAMSDRATPVASVRVPERPGRPQALAGDGTAQLWWAPPVNTVSTYRVEAWAGPVGSGDPIASLQVATNEAVVEGLNNASSYTFTVVGVNSAGVGERSPESSVVVPRVGAGYWVLGSDGQVYPFGDAELYGDLLDQMAPPVLASIDIERLPTGDGYWILDSLGRVWAFGNARHHGNVDLAQLRPGEVPATMSSTPTGDGYWVFTDAGRALAFGSAGSFGDVSDLDLDGPIISSVATPTGRGYYMVGSDGGIFALGDATFQGSIPQVLPGVALDGPVVGIVPTPTGHGYWLVASDGGVFAFGDAWFNNSIPGVLAEGESLVAPVNGMVAFADGYVMVAGDGGVFNFSSRPFFGSLGADSPASPIVGISPQEPVPAPGRFVGDWTGSDPGDGSTQTIQISATGWVDEPVGERWSYRVLWEDDRATSCRPYGDDYPARLVVSASGPGNSLVVAGRFACAAPAGDIELDPFTATLVYNPATDTLSDGVSEFRRP
- a CDS encoding cytochrome P450, yielding MPQPGAEPVVDWSHDWDHHDEAWVTDPYRVWNQMRGECPMGRTARYNDGTWLPLTYDQLHAIAHDTESFSNKHYGITAGGTDYNRSHMPPINSDPPDHHAIRRLILPFFAPRAIESWRGAIEQHCVELAESIAGRGEGDAAIDYAQHIPVFAIAAILGIPHEQGDQFREWVVDFVERGAVDPALRISAQNEILAYMDTQIAHRRANPGDDLISFLVSAELEGEPLDDDTIRRVLQLQLVAGIDTTWSSIGAAMWHLATHADDRQRLAAEPELISTAIEEFLRAYAPVNVARIIAADTVVDGMEMKAGESVMMSYPIACRDPQKFDNPDQVIIDREVNRHIAFGVGIHRCLGSNLARLEMEVALTTWMRLIPEFELAPGATVRWSEGQIRGPKQIPIVVKPPTA
- a CDS encoding arylsulfatase — its product is MKDTYRPGVTAAELTPEWTPKPAPPDDAPNVVVIVFDDTGFSHFGCFGSDIDTPNIDRLAAGGLRFTNFHTTALCSPTRACLLSGRNHHSVGMRFLSNVDTGFSNCRGVISKSAATFAEILNANGYATFALGKWHLANLEDCGPAGPMDHWPLRRGFDRFHGFLGGATDQFAPELVIDNHPVDPPSGDGYHLSEDLVDQAISMISAQQATAPNRKFCTYLAFGATHSPHQAPQAYLDKYKGRYDDGWDITRQRWFERQKQLGVVPADAELSPRNRGVEAWDDLDDDAKKLYCRMQEAFAAFLDHTDDQIGRLVDYLEGADLLDDTMIVVMSDNGASQEGGKHGSVNENAYFNRKKQSIGDLLDHYDEIGGPTLYNNYPWGWSQVGNTPLRYYKQNTYEGGIRDPLIVHWPRAISDAGGVRDQYLHVIDIMPTLLDVAGIDAPSVFNGIDQQPIEGRSFRSIWQSAEAAPTRTTQYYEMLGHRAIWHEGWKAVTLHRQGTPFEEDEWALYDTTTDFAEIHDLSEQQPEKLRELIDMWWAQAEQYGVLPLDDRGVELFVLNRPGATSSAAVQRFPRGVPHLERSKIPDVRNRSWEIGASVDFAEGDNGVLVAFGSRTGGLSLYVDGGHLAFTYNNLGNPIRLVADVAVAPGRQELGVAFAKTAEHHGVATLFVDDGSGRNELGSVEFDTMPFRQSLYGMDVGRDCGPTVTAAYAGPNNFSGALDWVEFRLQNDRDDLMKAAAIEAENALADQ
- a CDS encoding magnesium transporter CorA family protein is translated as MTVQILHANKMVEMTDLDHALHEMGDDDWLWIDIGEASANSSLVVQVGEALGLDPIAISDAVNEDDLPKLDDFGDHLLLVLRGLADDMTTYEVDCFITANHLVTVRNTESPAINAMWTQCRLQPGLLSGGPDELAARIADVMSRRMALVVESFDERNDELIDAALRADPDLIADLTAVRQDLAEIRRAVLPQREALDQARRADSPLITVGGSRRFSDAFDVISRAAYGLDAARTALAETLDAYQGSEARLATDVSRVLTIYAAIMLPLTVVTSFYGMNFENLPLLRRQHGWVLAATLMVIIMTLSLGMFVSLGWMRRPSGGETTKALGRGLYEAARTPVVLVASLVQAPVRPVAKGARKALARRPARRVRGDETR
- a CDS encoding enoyl-CoA hydratase/isomerase family protein, producing the protein MGISSQRHGPAEVITIDNPEAFNAITHADAATIAEIIHSASRDRSCRAVVLVGAGDRAFCAGIDVKSVAARDSTASHEHADRVDPIVEQFEGLHVVLGNAIRAIHRSPLPVIAAVNGHAIGAGFALAAAADLRVASSGAKFADGFIGRGISGCELGLSYFLPKIVGTTLAFELMSTGRRMEAPEALASGLVTRVVDPEQLVDVALELASQLASMSPTGVATTKEVMWANVHAASLDQALALESRNQVMVRNTADAAEARRAFLEKRTPEFGAPATPRPI
- a CDS encoding helix-turn-helix domain-containing protein — protein: MATVAFDPAHSTDSRQALLDAAVVMLSRGAPSSVSGREVAAAAGVSYGQIHRLFGTKDDLMRAGLAELTERLMADAFPDGALVPTPGILSRHETFVRALSNVLVDGSAMRLSTDSPVVRRYKRGLEILRPDLDVDHRDTIVGLSVSLQFGIELHGRALTVGSGLGPDFDFRSPAVLLVHQLQGGLGPFAGDLPRPRKIVSHGPRDPQVPQGEGREAVERRLVAAACRMLEDRGPTAISGRRLADRAGVNYGLIHHYFGSATDIFAKAYDQVRREFYEAESQGHSAPDFFAAMAHPGYVRAVTNIALDAGPVASSFFPVVEALVEQHQRLHGMTPDRTKFMYAASVSSQLAWALMKSLLDAGLDRDVSELQPLAAGYLARLFTP